The region CGTCTATTGGCAAAGACGATACATATTAGCGAGTCTTTTGAGCGCTCGGTGTAGTTTTCATGGAGAGAAATGGCCTTAGCCTTTGTCGTCAGTTGATTGACACTGACGGTCGTGTTTAGTCAAATCTTTTGGCTGTCACCCAGCGTCTAAACCCTGTAAAACTTGGATTTTGACAGCTCACTTAAATGACCCTCTGTAGTATTTATATGGGTAAGTTCCatataatttgattaaaaacgGTCGGCACctgcaagcaaacaaaaaagatatttttttaaatgctgccttagatatatatttgtatgtgtctCTCATGCTGAAACAATAGGGTGGTTTTATTTAgggttaacaaaacaaaaagggagGAAATTGACAACTCTCACACCCTAAATGTATTCAGTATGTCCTAACATAATCTAATTGGTATCCTAACATTTATGTCGATTAAAAACACACTGCAAAATGGTAAATTTGTTGTACATTATCTAGAGAGGTGGTTCAAGGCCCTGTGATTTTGGATATTTCTGTAAAAATTGTCAATTGTTTGTGcatcagtgattctcaactgtgtgtgccgtgagagatcatcaggtgtgccGCGGGAAATTATCCACTGTAAattattttgaccattcataATGActatctaataaaaaaaaaaaaagttttgtttaagTTATGCCAATAGTAACATTGCATACAGCTATAATAACAggtaaaacaatcaaatattcTTACACTACGTGAGAGAAGGTACGTAATTAACCtctatattaggggtgtgcttAAAATAATCGATAACAGGAATATATATTTGTCGGCCTTTTTACAATACACATCGATATGGAGGCGTGAGAATCAATATTGCACATTAATTCATAGTTTCCTGGTGCGGCTCTGAAAGCTGCACACACATTTCCACCAGGCACAGCGCTAGGTTAACATTagaagaatatatattttttgccatccagcataataaaaatatcaattgGTAGTTTTCATAAAAACGTATGTCAAGTAAAATAATCAGGATACGTGTCTCCTTGAAGGACGTTTCAAGATATGTGTATTGTGATACACAGTGCTACCGTATACCCACTTTTTGTGAATCGTTTTGCTAGGTGGTTTgtcgtgagattttttttttcaatatgaaaTATTTACCTTCACTCAATAATATTGAGATACACGGATGTCGGCCAGGGGTGTCAAGCTCATTTTTGTCACGGGCCACATCGTAGTTATGGTTTCCCTCAGAGGACCGTTATGACTGTATACACAACAGATTGTTTGCTGACTAGTTTTCAGAAGCCAGTAAATACTCGTTCAACtagttttcaatttattttaaagtgggAGGGGGGGTacaaaaatgcttgcaatatctCTGTTTAAAAGGGAAAACACTTTGCAAGAAACATTACGTCAACTCAGATGATTTGCGTTCTCGGGCATCTGCCTCCCGCgggggccttgagtttgacacctgttatCTCATTTACAGGATACTCGAGGCGTTTTAAATTTTAGTGAATATTTCTCaaattgattgaatttttttttcggtTCATTGGCAAGATAAATAGCAAGAGCACCTattatgtgttcatttttttgacATTGAATGTTATAAGGAcaacttcaacattttttgttccaCTGCACACACCTTCCTAATCAGTTCatttacttgcataattaaaaatggggGAGAggatgaccccaatagtttgacatgaacaaatattctgaatgtcatacagaaacttttattaaatgctttacctTAATGCAtacagttatgtttattgctcaaacacaacctacgctacctttaacgtaaccatccgtgggattaatctgcgttaatacatgattaatgtgctaatatttttgtgattaatgaatTAGTTAgcaacgctttaactttgacagcactaataaagATACAACCGAAAGAGTTGTAGGGTAGGCAGAAACAAAAGCTTTTCATTTCTGCCGTGCAATTGTAATTCTAACTGTACATTTTTTACAGATTGTACCATTTATCAACACTGTTGcgcaataaaaataacatttaatgtttttacttTAATAACAAAGTTAATGTGTTTCAAAGGCACAGTGGTCCCGTGGCGAACAACATAGTATGTATTGCATCATAGAAGGAAACAAAAGCTTGTGAAGTTTATATGCCAGAGGAAGGAGTATCATTTTGAGCAGTTTTAGTGATCATTAGTAGTATTGTCAGCTGCATGGTACAAATCATCAGAGAATCTGCTTCGGTGGTCCTGGACAACTTGTTGCAAGTATTCGCAATTCATCATTATTGTTCAACAAGGAGTGATATTCTCGGTGAGAGCTACACCCCGCTTAGATGAATCACTGACAACTTTCACGTCACGGTTGAAACAGGAGTTGCTTTGAAAGTCTCTCACAACAGCATATTTAATTGGGAAATACTGAAATCAGCAGATATATGGACGATACTACGGGCTTCCCATTTCAAGATTCATGTGGTAAACCACCACACTGGTCCCCAATAAGCAATACAGATTCTGACTATGTATTgcttacatgcagtcaatattcaggttaaagtcaaaatgaacatttctgAAACATATTTTAAGTAGATGTagagtacttaaaaaaatctatccggagccaaatgattttattttgtgtgacaAAACAAGTGAGtaccatttttttggggaatgtATTTGAGTTTTTAACGCATGTTCACATGGCCTTTAAAAACCGAATGTtgccaatatttgttttttgactGCAATAACATGCCaagtatacatgtgtaaaaTTCCAAAGGTATTGAGCTAAATATTGGTTACCATTGATAAAATTCTGcccaattaaaattttttttattttatttgaacatgttGGTGatgtgagagcaaaaaaaaaaatcatattacgGTGCATAGGAGGCTGTGAGTCCTGTAGTTTGTATTTGAAATGTAATCATGTGACACCAGtggacaaataaatacatagatttagtttttttgacaGCATGTACTTGTAGCTGTTTGTACTTGATCATTTGTCTCCCTCTTTTGTGGCAaggcatactgtacatttacagAAGTGTTACAGTGTCACAAAAAGTACACGCAATAATGGATGCACGTTAATAGTACCGAGTTCTTTAGTTTGTTGATTATACCTGATTGTATGTACCTCAGTGGGGAGAGCATTTGTTACTGCTGTCAatactactcacaaaaagttagagatatttggctttcaggtgaaatttattGAAAAGGTCAAAAGTTCACGCTACTTTGATATCATATCGtgaaagtaggacatttaagaagaaggatgcactggtgatttcctcatgtcaaagttaacaacaatggtgggtacaccacaacaaaaaatgtcaatgtccCAAGAACTCGCCATGTGTccttgagcatcaattacagcCTGCCAACGACGTCTCGTGCTGTTCACAAGTCTACTCATTGTCGCATTATTGATGCATGGCATCCTACTCTTCTTGAAGGGCAGCGCTCGGGTCATTGAGGTTCTGGGGTGCAGCGTTTCCAGCCTCTACACGGCGATCCTACAGGTTTTCAATAGaattcaggtctggagaaaaTGCAACCAGTCTCCCAACAGCTGTTCCCCGATGATGCCACCTCGATGAACTGGGGCATTGTCGTCCATGAAGATGAAATTGGGCCCGTGTTGTCCGTGTAGGGGCACAACCACTGGATTATTGATGTTATGCTGGTAGTATGGTCTTGTCACTGTACCGTTCACAAAGTGTAGGGCAGTTCTGTACCGACTGGACACACCTGCCCACAGTAACAAAAAGCTCGTCTGGTGACAACAGTGGCTGATGCATAGCGCTCTCCTTGACGTCGCCAATATCGCATCATTTCTGCTCAACGTGAATCGACTTTCATCAGAGAACAGCACTGAGGCCCACTTGTCTCTGGTCCAGCGTAAATGCTCCCTGTCCCATGCAAGACGTTGACgcctgtgtaaaaaaacaacaacctaacagacggatggatgctgcaattaattctcttctcgcagaattactcaccgtttccttatTGAATTTGAACGGTGGgtggcgcttcgtgcatttttatctggtaaagatgttcgtgttCCAAGACGAGACGGAAGAcggcattttcttttttttcttctcttagagagagctcagtattgttcatttggtaatcttaccgattcgatatgtcatcatcatttctcgctctcccccctttttttctttttttgtgtgtgcatatgtgtgagtgtgtactcattaattcatctaaaacctattaaaaatcccataccgtttacctaaaccgaatatttcagaatccagctagagtagtgaggttgtcaggagacctgaggaaggatcaaagaaaggaaagtgaaatcgagcaccgaccagacatcacctcatcaagacgacattttcatccgttgccttgattggtcaaaacaaacgtgcaaagatgccgcatcgtccaatcagattgacgtattgtacagcaagtccctcctttcccgAACGGATCTGCCGGGTGAAGTCCCAGATTggtaatgtgaagaactcccttgagtgaatcacaattatcaatctggcttgtgaggttaaacaaatgtgtgtttcCCAAGCCTTCTTCGCCCCAGGcccatattttacattagaaaactCACATCAAACAAGCATGTcacaaaatgtatacagtattgaAATAATGTTCGTtagaacaaacacaaaattttgtcCTACCATCTAGTGGTAGAGCGTTTAATTGTTCAGCATGACACTTCTGTATATGCCACCGGCAGAGATGAAGCAAATTTGTAGTAACCAAATCATGTTTGGCCAAATTAagcaaaatgtaataaatttgcGTGGGGCAACAACACTTTCAATTAGATTGCATCAAATTGGCGCATCCGCAGttatttataaatgtacttgactccatccatccatttcctgaaccgcttattACTCTCAAGGGtcacaggggtgctggagcctatctcagctggcttcgggccgtaggcggggtacaccctgaactggttgccaaccaatccaGGGacgtacttaactctttgactgccaaaaacgttaaataacgtgtagtaaaatcctacagaggagtgccaaagacgttaaaagacgtttgtttcaaaacagaggtgaaactaaccattttctattgttgattactgaaaaacggaataaggtagaaacaaacttttttttctgatgaaagatgagagtccaatctttcatttggtagtatgtgtgtttccatagtccaaacacataattttctgtggaccttgaaagatcagtcaaaatgcttaaatcggctggcacccacggcatctcttttctgaaaacgtctggcagtcaaagagttaactgactgtataatttaaaattaaaagccaCAACTGTCGTATATTTTTACTCGTAGTGTACTctcacaaaaaacacattttctaaatTGACCAAATGTGTGAGTGGGAATGGCTGCCTAGGATTATGTGAGTGATTTGTAATAGAACGTTTCCCTTTAtgcttcaaagcaaaataacaCCAAGCTTGTAATCTGGCGAGATATGCTCAGGTCCCTCCTAATTTGTGGACGTCTCATGCTGATGTCTCACATGTCACACATCATGACAGTTACGAGGTTATGTGTGAGTTTTGGGTGGATAGAGAGAGAAatgtcaatgtattttttttttttgtcaattaatttgttaaCATCATCTCTTCCATGTTTTTGATTTGTAGGTGGGCAGAGGCTACGAACCGGGTTTTGAACCGAGAAGTCGCCTGTGCTGTCGTCTTCCTCCCTGTCACCCGCAGCTGAGCCATGTCTTCATCGGGATGCTGCCACCTACCCGGCTCCCTGTGCGATTACTCGGGGACCGCAGAATCCGACTCCTCTAAGGATTCGGAAGAGTCTGATTCCACTGCACAGGCCCAGTACATTGCCAAGGTTACAGCCAAAGATGGCCGCCCACTCTCCACCATTGTTAAAGCTGTGAGCCTGCAAAGGTAAGAGGTGGCACGTGACGGCAACTTAATGGATGTCTTGATTATTTCATCCTAACCGCGCTTGCGTTGTCAAATGTGTCTACAGCGACGTAGGCATGTGCCGGATTTGCCACGAGGGTGGTGGAGGGGAGACGCTGCTGTCGCCGTGCGAATGCACTGGCACACTAGGGAAGGTGCACAAGAGCTGCTTGGAGAAGTGGCTGTCGTCCTCCAACACCAGCTACTGTGAACTGTGTCACACGGAGTTCACCATTGAGCGGAGGCCACAACCCCTCACGCAGGTCAGAAGGATTTTGGATGTTATATCTCTGGCTAAAATTTACAatttagttatatatatatattttctttttctttcttttttattttttattttttaaatctgtactATTGGTCATTCTACGTGTGGCTGtattggggtctcctgaaaagtaactcttttggaggtacaaggtttcagCCCAATGCCAGCAATATGTTCAAAGACCTACATGCAATAGGTGGAAATCTGCAATATGGAgaccaaataaaaagcttattgttaTGGTCTTGTACCTCCCACACTTTTTGAATGCACGTAAACCTTTTAAAACACACTTaaatttattagaaaaaaattatcacattgtaaatgtatttaaacacaACAAAGCCTAAAATTGACCAAAAGTACAATTTATAATTGTAGAGTGTGCATTAGGGGCATTTGAAATGGCCTCTGAGTGTCTGGGGAGAGTTCTGACTGACTTCTCGAGTGCTGATTGTTTCACTGTTCTTCTGGCGTTCAATAATAAAGGACTGAAAAGTGCATCAGCGACGGGCTCTCGTTTCCCAAGTGAGGAAAGCATTGAAATAAGCATAAGCAGCAAgtaatgctttaaatttgtgttAAATCGGGGGTGCGAACAATGACCCGTGATACGATGAAAGTgatggagtattttttttcagcccttctaaaacagtggtgtccaaactgcTGCCCGCGGGCCATATGTGGCCTGCCatc is a window of Vanacampus margaritifer isolate UIUO_Vmar chromosome 2, RoL_Vmar_1.0, whole genome shotgun sequence DNA encoding:
- the LOC144044588 gene encoding E3 ubiquitin-protein ligase MARCHF2-like, with translation MSSSGCCHLPGSLCDYSGTAESDSSKDSEESDSTAQAQYIAKVTAKDGRPLSTIVKAVSLQSDVGMCRICHEGGGGETLLSPCECTGTLGKVHKSCLEKWLSSSNTSYCELCHTEFTIERRPQPLTQWLKDPGPRSEKRTLLCDMACFLLITPLAAISGWLCLRGAQDHLQLKSRLEAVGLIALTIALFTIYILWTLVSFRYHCQLYSEWRRTNQKVRLLMPDMKGALTTQSSVPTKSTKKMTDETIV